Proteins co-encoded in one Candidatus Binatia bacterium genomic window:
- a CDS encoding Crp/Fnr family transcriptional regulator — protein sequence MQTGPDQTLKEIDARALRQLKTLASFSLPQLRKLAGNLSIRHLKKNQIIFDQDEEAKLVYLLISGVVRCSYLTSDQKQIIVSLISPGEFFGVDAFAAKMRYPFRCDAFEASVIGAIKPAALIEALMGVSAGVFFPWYGATMHSGRMMYVHCIKGMGLDVRKRLALELMNLGERFGIPDARGVVILLRISHEVLAGLVGASRQQVTGHLNELDRDKAIARDGRRIIVNINKLRKIVEGEPGTAALRP from the coding sequence ATGCAGACCGGACCGGATCAGACTCTCAAGGAGATCGACGCCAGGGCTTTGAGGCAGCTTAAGACCCTGGCTTCGTTTTCACTGCCGCAGCTCAGAAAGCTCGCCGGCAACCTGTCCATAAGACACTTGAAGAAGAACCAGATCATTTTCGATCAGGATGAGGAGGCGAAGCTGGTCTATCTGCTGATTTCTGGAGTCGTTCGCTGCTCGTATCTCACCAGCGATCAAAAACAAATCATCGTGAGCCTGATTTCGCCCGGCGAGTTTTTCGGCGTCGATGCGTTCGCGGCCAAGATGCGCTACCCGTTTCGCTGCGACGCGTTCGAAGCGTCCGTGATCGGCGCCATCAAGCCGGCGGCTCTGATCGAAGCTCTGATGGGAGTGTCCGCCGGCGTTTTTTTCCCATGGTACGGCGCCACGATGCATTCCGGGCGAATGATGTACGTTCATTGCATCAAGGGAATGGGGCTCGACGTCCGCAAGCGTCTGGCGCTCGAGCTCATGAACCTGGGAGAGCGCTTCGGCATCCCCGACGCCCGCGGCGTCGTCATCCTTCTCCGCATCAGCCACGAGGTCCTCGCCGGCCTGGTGGGAGCTTCGCGCCAGCAGGTCACCGGGCACTTGAACGAGCTCGACCGCGACAAGGCCATCGCCAGGGACGGCCGCCGCATCATCGTCAACATCAACAAGCTCCGCAAAATCGTCGAGGGCGAGCCCGGGACGGCCGCGCTACGCCCGTAA
- a CDS encoding MFS transporter yields the protein MTTPDSQKNSRAADAAVLSPLRQRDFRIFWTGLLLSTMGTQFTQVAIAWQIYELTNSPLQLGLLGLARAIPQIALVLVGGLLADAVNRRKLMICTQTSLFVVSGTLTLLTVLGKASPMVLYVATMLLALFTSLDSPTRQAMVPNLVPREQLPKALALSSSQRYVSVIAGPSLAGLVLAFFGPAACYAIDALSWLVMAVLLSFIRTRMPEGKGWGAVSLHSLREGLKFVSGHAVIFPLMLMDFGATFFGSAKALLPIYARDILAVGPQGLGLLYAASAAGSLSSAVGMSMFGGVRRPGRWIFGGVAAFGVCTVLFSGSRTFWLSVLLLAGAGAGDTISAILRGTANQLSTPDELRGRMSSINSMFTTGGPHLGHLESGLVAAWLGAEMSALTGGLATLAIVAGIAAAFPAIRRFQIGKEIPLKETPATAPSRSTG from the coding sequence GTGACCACGCCTGATTCACAAAAAAACTCGCGCGCCGCGGACGCGGCGGTTTTGTCCCCGCTGCGCCAGCGCGACTTCCGTATCTTCTGGACCGGATTGCTGCTCTCCACCATGGGCACGCAATTCACTCAGGTGGCCATAGCATGGCAGATTTACGAGCTGACCAATTCGCCGCTGCAGTTAGGCCTTCTCGGCTTGGCGCGCGCGATTCCGCAAATCGCCCTGGTGCTCGTCGGCGGACTGCTGGCCGACGCGGTCAACCGCCGCAAGCTCATGATATGCACGCAAACGAGCCTCTTCGTCGTTTCCGGCACGCTCACGCTCCTGACTGTTTTGGGCAAGGCTTCTCCCATGGTGCTCTACGTCGCGACCATGCTGTTGGCGCTTTTCACGTCGCTCGACTCGCCCACGCGGCAGGCGATGGTGCCGAATCTCGTGCCGCGGGAACAGTTGCCCAAAGCCCTGGCGCTCAGCAGCTCGCAGCGGTACGTCTCCGTCATCGCCGGGCCGTCGCTGGCCGGACTGGTTTTAGCTTTTTTCGGACCGGCGGCCTGCTACGCGATCGACGCGCTCTCCTGGCTCGTCATGGCCGTCTTGCTGTCGTTCATTCGAACCCGGATGCCGGAAGGAAAAGGGTGGGGCGCGGTATCGCTGCACTCGCTCCGCGAGGGACTCAAATTCGTCTCCGGCCACGCGGTCATCTTTCCGCTGATGCTGATGGATTTCGGCGCGACGTTCTTCGGTTCGGCCAAAGCGCTGCTGCCGATCTATGCGCGGGATATTCTCGCGGTCGGCCCGCAAGGACTCGGTCTGCTCTACGCCGCGAGCGCCGCCGGTTCGCTTTCCTCCGCCGTCGGAATGAGCATGTTCGGAGGCGTGCGGCGGCCGGGCCGATGGATTTTCGGCGGCGTCGCGGCCTTCGGCGTCTGCACGGTCCTCTTCTCGGGTTCGCGCACCTTCTGGCTTTCGGTTCTGCTCCTGGCCGGCGCCGGCGCGGGGGATACGATCAGCGCGATTCTTCGGGGCACGGCCAATCAACTGAGCACGCCCGACGAGCTGCGCGGCCGGATGTCTTCGATCAACAGCATGTTCACGACCGGCGGGCCGCATCTCGGCCACCTCGAGTCCGGCCTGGTGGCGGCGTGGCTCGGCGCCGAGATGTCGGCGCTCACCGGCGGGCTGGCGACTTTGGCGATCGTCGCCGGAATAGCGGCCGCGTTTCCGGCCATCCGCCGGTTTCAGATCGGCAAGGAGATTCCGTTGAAGGAGACACCGGCGACGGCTCCCAGCCGTTCGACGGGCTAA